In the Staphylococcus condimenti genome, one interval contains:
- a CDS encoding UDP-N-acetylmuramoyl-tripeptide--D-alanyl-D-alanine ligase: MIDVTLKQIKEWIPCEIDDQYLQHKIHGVSIDSRHIDENNLFVPFKGENTDGHRFVEQALEDGAGASFYQKDVELDHDVNGPIIWVDDTLLALQELAKAYLKHVNPKVIAVTGSNGKTTTKDMIESVLKPAFKVKKTQGNYNNEIGMPLTILQLDEDTEISILEMGMSGFHEIELLSEIAHPDIAVITNIGESHMQDLGSREGIARAKFEIVSGLKPNGVFIYDGDEPLLKPHVETLKDTESISIGLAQDNSVVCHVEQHDAMGIAFSLNTNEHYQIPILGTHNMRNAAIAISIGKILGLSYEAIQENISKVKLTGMRMELHRTDSNISVINDAYNASPTSMKAAINTLSAMEGRKVLILADVLELGENSAEMHASVGDYLQGKGINLLLTFGDEAVHIYENGKVNVDEAYHFNNKKELIDFITQHAQAEDKILIKGSRGMKLEEVSDALIHNN, from the coding sequence ATGATTGATGTGACATTAAAACAAATTAAAGAATGGATTCCATGTGAGATAGACGATCAATATTTACAACATAAAATACACGGCGTATCAATTGACTCTCGACATATAGATGAAAATAACTTGTTTGTGCCGTTTAAAGGTGAAAATACAGATGGGCACCGATTTGTTGAACAAGCTTTAGAGGACGGAGCAGGCGCATCATTTTATCAAAAAGATGTTGAATTAGACCATGATGTAAATGGTCCGATTATTTGGGTCGATGACACGTTATTGGCTTTGCAAGAATTAGCCAAAGCATACTTAAAACATGTTAATCCAAAAGTGATTGCAGTAACTGGCTCAAACGGTAAAACAACTACGAAAGATATGATTGAAAGTGTTTTAAAACCTGCTTTCAAAGTAAAGAAAACACAAGGTAACTATAATAACGAAATTGGCATGCCGCTTACCATTTTACAACTTGATGAAGATACAGAAATTTCTATTTTAGAAATGGGAATGTCTGGTTTTCATGAAATTGAATTGCTGTCAGAAATAGCGCATCCGGATATTGCAGTAATTACCAATATCGGTGAATCACACATGCAAGATTTAGGCTCAAGAGAAGGTATTGCACGTGCTAAATTTGAAATTGTTTCAGGACTAAAACCAAATGGTGTCTTTATTTATGATGGCGATGAACCTTTATTAAAACCTCATGTTGAGACGTTAAAAGATACTGAATCTATCAGCATTGGTCTAGCTCAAGATAATAGTGTGGTTTGTCATGTCGAACAACATGACGCAATGGGGATAGCTTTCAGTTTAAATACAAATGAACATTATCAAATTCCGATTTTAGGTACACATAATATGCGTAACGCTGCAATTGCGATTTCGATTGGAAAAATACTTGGACTTTCATATGAAGCAATTCAAGAAAATATTTCAAAAGTGAAACTGACAGGTATGCGTATGGAATTACATCGTACAGATTCAAATATCTCAGTAATCAATGATGCGTATAATGCAAGTCCAACAAGCATGAAAGCTGCAATTAATACTCTATCAGCAATGGAAGGACGTAAAGTTCTGATTTTAGCTGATGTCTTAGAATTAGGTGAGAATAGTGCTGAAATGCATGCTTCAGTCGGCGACTATTTACAAGGTAAAGGCATTAATTTATTGTTGACGTTTGGTGATGAAGCGGTTCATATTTATGAAAATGGTAAAGTGAACGTAGATGAGGCTTATCACTTTAACAATAAAAAAGAATTGATTGATTTTATTACACAACATGCACAAGCTGAAGATAAAATTTTAATCAAAGGATCTCGCGGTATGAAATTAGAAGAGGTCTCAGATGCTTTAATTCATAACAATTAA